In Plasmodium coatneyi strain Hackeri chromosome 4, complete sequence, the genomic window TTCTACTGTGTGGATCCCTAAAACTGACAGCggctttttttattttcaaatcCCAGATGACCGTGTTGCCATTGTTTGAGGAGGTAGCCAAAATGTGTGACACTTTCTTGTTCCAATTCAGACAcgtaattttttgtaaattatttttgtcCAAATAAGGATCATACGAAGTTGGGgagtaaatattttcaatGTCTGTGATGAATAGCTGCCCATCATTTCCTCCTGTTGCTATTAAATGGTTCTTGTGTTTATTACACTCCAGACAATTTATGGACCCTTCATGCACATTTGCCTTGCTCAGTATAAACTGTTCGTGGGTTGGTTTTTCTGCAAACAAATTTTGTGCATTCAATAGAATTACATCTCCATTGGTTAGTCCACCAACTATTATTCCCTTCCGCAACTCATATTCACCTTCCGACTCGAGGAAGTTACTACTGTTTATCCATTCGAAGCTAGTCACATACTCATTGgtacctttcttctttccacttttttcacttttcagTGCCTCCTCAAAGTTTAGCTTACTCACTATTTCTAAGTTTCTACCATCGCTATTTAGGTTAATATCCAGCAGGTACACGTAGTTGTTTAGGTTGCTTCCGTTGGAGTAGAGGAGGTTGTGCGAGGTGAAACAGGTCAGGTAGTTCTTGTGCTCCTTAAAGGGGCACCAGTCGAAGTTGCCGCTGATGTTGATGCTTTTCAGCGCCATCTTTGTTGCAGCGGGGTACAGGTAGTGGGACGGGCAAGATCAAAACAGGGATCGGGGAGTGCTTGTATGGGGAAGATGCCTCGACACGAAGCCGCCGTGCACCGAGGCTGCAACTTGGTGAAGCCTTAACGGGGCAACGTTTCAATATGCTGCCTCCACCGTGCGTCCTCGTCACTGCACCCGTAGATCATTCGTTAGGGGCCTGCCGAGGGGGGGTTGCTTCCATAGGCAAACACATATACGCTTCGTCCTGAAGTGGCATATTTTCAGGGAATCCCCGCGCGCTTTACGTAGGATCAAAAGCGCGGCTCTACGCCTCCACCGCAAGAACAAAAACTACTTGTGCAGTGTGACCCCCTCTATCTTTACCCTTCCGGGGGTGGTTAAACGTAGGGATGGCTAACTCAACGATCCCAAATTGTTCCTTCCAAATCAGTTCACACGAAGCAAAGTGATATAATAAGTCACTTTCCACGTGGCATGAATGTTCGTGATAACTTCACGCGTGGGAGGGGAAAACAGGTCCGCGCGTTCGCCAGTACAATTTGTTTGAAGCGATCTGGTGAACGAGTGATGATCCACTAGGCGGTAGCGCAAAGTAGATTTAAAGGGCGCCGGGAAAAAAGGTAGCCAAGAAGGGGATAAGTGGCTGAGTGGATAAGTAGATAAATAGATGATCCGATGAGCGGATAAATATGGGCAAGGAACGAGCACTGTTCTAATAAAATATAGCGTTAATGCGAACGGAATGAAGCgtgaacaaattttatcGAACCGACTGAACCGATCCCCGCGCGCAAAGGCACGAACGCTACGGTGTTCGCCCCATCCCTAGTTGCTGAGCCGTAAAGGTAAACCTCGCCTTACGCCCTGCGCATACAAGCATGCACGCTGGGGGATGGTCGCTAAAAATTGGCACTCTCCAGAGGCGTTGAACATCCGTTCAAAGGCTTCCTCAAGCCGCTTCCTATCGTTGCTTCTCcggtttgttcttttttttttttttttttttttcacaaaaagggaaagcagCACAAAATGGTATTTTTATGGGTAATTTGGTTCACCTGTTTTAGtaggaggaagggggggCCATTTCCAGGTGGAACGCCCCATCAGGTATGCATCCTATTAGGAAGTCCCTTTGCGTATACTTATgcatgtacattttaaagCCCCTtctccataaaaaaaagggggtaggGGGGAGGATCACCCCTTTTGTGAAGCGTGTTTATGGTTGGGGCTCTGCCTAAGTTTGATTCGAGGGGTAGGAAGGAGACGCCCCCGTGAAGATACATTCCTGCATGTATGCGTAGATCTACCTGTGCAACTGCTTATATAGATGCTCCTCTGTACGCACATACTAACGAGTGCATTCCCCTTATTGTACAAATTACtcgcaaaatgaaaatgcttCTGGGGGCAATGCACAAATAGACGACACAGAACTATACGACCGTATATACAGGCAGACGTGGAGGATCCTTCAAGGTTTGTGTTTGGGGGGGGGGCATTTCAAGATGGTCTCTCAAAATGTGGTTCCCTTGTCCAAGCCACATTCTGTCGCGTGCCACGTATCGCTTACCGTTGGAGCTATGCGACAAGGCAAATATCGCTGGGGAATCATTGCCCTTTTGAAAATTGCGCAGCGTGCCCGCAATCGAGAGAGGTGAAGCACAGGATGAGGGGTAAaaaggtggtggtggtgggtTACTATAAAGGGGATGTACACCACGCTGCTTTcacattcgttttttttgctaatcGGGTGCATTCAAAACGAGCGATAATGCGACGCTCTAATAGGATGTAGAGTAGGGAACGCGCATGCACTGGCTGATGGGGGAAGGGGTGTCCCCTTTGACTACACCTTTGACATTCCGCTTTGTGCGTGTCTATGTAAAAGTAGAAATGTCCCTCCATGGGGCGAAattcaaaatatatgaagggctccatgcaggaaaaaaggacCACACCAGGTGCTCcttcaaaaaaggaggaattgtGTGTGTTTTCCTGTCATGTACAAAtactaaaaggaaaaaaaaaaaaaaaacagggggGATGGGGGAGATTCCCCCATTTTAGACGACTGTGAATGCCTTCACGACTTGCTGGTCCGCAGTGCGGTCCATGTCCTTCTTCGGAACGATCACCTGGGGTATGCCCCAGTGCGGGTGGATAGCCCCCGGGTAGACAAAAAGCTTCCTATAATAAAGTTGACGTAGTCGATTGTTTGGGAGCATCCTCTTAACAGCTAAGTTTAAAATCATCGAAGGGTTTTTGGCGAATACGGTTTTACACGTTAAAATTTTGGGTCCCTTTGAGTAACTTTTTCTGGGGAATTTATACACCTTGGTGTCCCACGTGTGACCATAGAACTTCACGTGGATTGCATTGACTACTATGACACTACTGCTGTTCACTCTGTTTGGGTTGTGATCGACTCGGTACTTCCCTTGCAGCAACTTGCTAATGCACACGCTGAGACTTCCAACGCTTTTGTTGTAGGCGTCGATGACGAACCAGTTTCCCTTCTCCCTGTCGAATACGCTAATGGCATTTTTTGACACGTGCTCCTCTGCGAAGATATCCGTCTTGGGCATGTTCTTCTTTAGGAAGGGGGTGCTTTTCCTGCGGGGGAAAGTTTGGCAAAGTTTGGCAAAGTTTGGAGCAGTCGAATCTTTTTCAACGCAGTTTGGGATCACATTTGCTGCAATTTGGGGGCGCCTTTACACAGCTGCTGCGATGCACACTCACCACTGCACATTCGAGAAGGGGTTTATATTCTGCTCGTGGAAGGAGGCCTTGGGGTACCCGGCCAGTCTACGCGCGCTCACCCCAATCATCGTTCATTGTTGGTCCGTAACtcaaggggggaagagtaGTTTGCAgggaaaaagtataaaaacgCTTGGCCCATTGCGAGCCAGGCGGCAAGGCCAGGGGACACTAATTTAGAACTGACTCCAACTGtgtagaaatattttctgcAGGTTCGTCACCCCTCCGGGGAATGATcaaccttttttcttttggaaaGTATCGCATTTCCTGTGAATTTTCGGAACGTCCAAAAAAGGGATGCCCTTGTGAGGCGCGTTATACTTTGGGGGTACTACCTTTATAACGGCAAggttcctgtttttttttttttttttttttttttttttttttttttttttttcgtacccATCTGCATACCTGTGGTGATACGAATTAAGTAGGTTGATCAGTTGGAAGTGCACCCGCTGGGTTCTGACATGCCGTTCTACGTTGGGGAAGAAGTAGGATGAGTGGAGGGGCGAGGAAATTTTAGCATAAGAAGTTACCCCAAGGGGGGCGCACTAAAGGGGACTTCCTTTTGCTTCTCGTAGAAGCATCGTATGAACAGATTACAcaataaaagggaagcagCATGGTGAGGCtgccaaggggggaagcgTTTGCTCAACAGCATATGAGCGGCAGTTGTGGGAAGCTAGCGAGGTGTATAAAGGGGGCAAGAGGGGGGGCATCTCAGCAAAGCTGCACTTTTGTCAGATCCCCCCGTGTTTATGTCTATATAACTGCTGTACGACTGCCAGCATGTGACCACTTTTGACCCCCCTACGTGACCCCTTTTTGACTTTTTAACGCGGGATGAAGAAAACGGACGAAGCGGAAAATAACCccaaga contains:
- a CDS encoding Ribosomal protein L13; its protein translation is MIGVSARRLAGYPKASFHEQNINPFSNVQWKSTPFLKKNMPKTDIFAEEHVSKNAISVFDREKGNWFVIDAYNKSVGSLSVCISKLLQGKYRVDHNPNRVNSSSVIVVNAIHVKFYGHTWDTKVYKFPRKSYSKGPKILTCKTVFAKNPSMILNLAVKRMLPNNRLRQLYYRKLFVYPGAIHPHWGIPQVIVPKKDMDRTADQQVVKAFTVV